Proteins co-encoded in one Burkholderia ambifaria AMMD genomic window:
- a CDS encoding ABC transporter substrate-binding protein has translation MTLPALLRRAAGAAFVLACTAAHADLKVGVDLSSTGPAAAIGITSKNAILMWPKTIAGQPVQVTVLDDASDPGTAVRNIRKLVDEDHVDVVVGPNITPAALAALDAVAAAQTPMITLVGSGAIVEPQEGARTWAFKMAQSDSAMADVMTRYMANHGVKTVGFIGFADSYGDSWLNEFTRFAQVRKIRVIATERFNRTDASVTGQALKLIAAKPDAILVAGSGTPAVLPQRTLIERGYKGAIYQTHGIATPEFIKLGGKDVDGTLFPTQPVVVARTLPADHPARKAALAFVDAYEAKYGAGTVTQFAGDAAGVYPRLADAVGRALKTAQPGTPAFRAALRRELERANELVVPNGVVNTSDKDHVGLDQRASVMGIVKQGRFVYLSQ, from the coding sequence ATGACGCTTCCCGCCCTGTTGCGCCGCGCCGCCGGCGCCGCCTTCGTGCTCGCGTGCACGGCCGCGCATGCCGACCTGAAGGTCGGCGTCGACCTGTCGTCCACCGGGCCGGCCGCCGCGATCGGCATCACCAGCAAGAACGCGATCCTGATGTGGCCGAAGACGATCGCCGGGCAGCCGGTGCAGGTGACGGTGCTCGACGACGCGTCGGACCCGGGCACCGCCGTGCGCAACATCCGCAAGCTGGTCGACGAGGATCACGTCGACGTCGTGGTCGGGCCGAACATCACGCCGGCCGCGCTCGCGGCGCTCGACGCGGTGGCGGCCGCCCAGACGCCGATGATCACGCTGGTCGGCTCCGGCGCGATCGTCGAGCCGCAGGAAGGCGCGCGGACCTGGGCGTTCAAGATGGCGCAGAGCGACAGCGCGATGGCTGACGTAATGACGCGCTACATGGCCAATCACGGCGTGAAGACGGTCGGCTTCATCGGCTTCGCGGACAGCTACGGCGACAGCTGGCTGAACGAATTCACGCGCTTCGCGCAAGTGCGCAAGATTCGCGTGATCGCGACCGAGCGCTTCAACCGCACCGACGCGAGCGTGACCGGCCAGGCGCTGAAGCTGATCGCGGCGAAGCCCGACGCGATCCTGGTCGCCGGCTCGGGCACGCCGGCCGTGCTGCCGCAACGCACGTTGATCGAGCGCGGCTACAAGGGCGCGATCTATCAGACGCACGGGATCGCGACGCCCGAGTTCATCAAGCTCGGCGGCAAGGACGTCGACGGGACGCTGTTCCCGACGCAGCCGGTCGTCGTCGCACGCACGTTGCCCGCCGACCATCCGGCGCGCAAGGCGGCGCTCGCGTTCGTCGACGCCTATGAAGCGAAATACGGCGCCGGCACCGTCACGCAGTTCGCGGGCGACGCGGCCGGCGTGTACCCGCGCCTGGCGGACGCGGTCGGCCGCGCGCTGAAGACCGCGCAGCCGGGCACGCCGGCCTTCCGCGCGGCGCTGCGACGCGAACTCGAACGCGCGAACGAGCTCGTCGTGCCGAACGGCGTCGTCAATACCAGCGACAAGGATCACGTCGGGCTCGATCAGCGCGCGAGCGTGATGGGAATCGTCAAGCAGGGCCGGTTCGTCTATCTCAGCCAGTAA
- a CDS encoding LysR family transcriptional regulator — protein sequence MAFDSRLLSGIGVLSAVIEAGTFARAGEAMGLTQPAVSRAVARLEERVGIRIFNRTARAITLTDEGRRFYEAVAPLLAGIEEAAVDAGRSRARVRGRLRVNVDGTFGHYVLAPRMAEFLDRFPELSVEISVRDRMGDLVADGFDVAVRFGIPEPSSYRARLLLETHVLTCASAAYVARHGEPRHPRDLADGHRCVLIRDPVTGRPYGWEFHRGDEVVPFDATGRLTVNDTGALLGACVGGEGVAQLLELYARDILAEGRLVQLLPEWADETFPLYAYHHASNLVSAKVRVFLDFVRELTG from the coding sequence ATGGCATTCGACAGCAGGCTCCTCAGCGGTATCGGTGTGCTCTCGGCGGTGATCGAGGCCGGTACCTTCGCGCGCGCGGGCGAGGCGATGGGGTTGACGCAGCCGGCGGTGAGCCGCGCGGTCGCGCGGCTGGAAGAGCGCGTCGGCATCCGGATCTTCAACCGGACGGCGCGCGCGATCACGTTGACCGACGAGGGGCGGCGCTTCTACGAGGCGGTCGCGCCGCTGCTGGCCGGCATCGAGGAGGCGGCGGTTGACGCCGGCCGTTCCCGGGCGCGTGTCAGGGGACGGCTGCGGGTCAACGTGGACGGCACCTTCGGCCACTACGTGCTGGCGCCGAGGATGGCCGAATTCCTCGACCGCTTCCCCGAGCTGTCCGTCGAGATCAGCGTGCGCGACCGGATGGGCGACCTCGTCGCCGACGGGTTCGACGTGGCGGTGCGTTTCGGCATTCCGGAGCCGTCGTCATACCGTGCGCGGCTGCTGCTGGAGACGCACGTGCTGACCTGCGCGTCGGCGGCCTATGTCGCGCGTCACGGCGAGCCGCGGCACCCGCGGGATCTCGCGGACGGGCACCGCTGCGTGCTGATTCGCGATCCGGTGACGGGCCGTCCGTACGGATGGGAATTCCATCGCGGCGACGAGGTGGTGCCGTTCGACGCCACCGGGCGGCTGACGGTCAACGATACGGGGGCGCTGTTGGGCGCATGCGTCGGCGGTGAGGGCGTCGCGCAGCTGCTGGAGCTCTATGCGAGGGACATCCTTGCGGAAGGGCGGCTGGTGCAACTGCTGCCGGAATGGGCGGACGAGACATTCCCGCTCTACGCGTATCACCATGCGTCGAATCTCGTTTCCGCAAAGGTGCGCGTGTTTCTCGATTTCGTGCGGGAGCTGACGGGCTGA
- a CDS encoding SDR family oxidoreductase, whose product MNASKQVALVTGSSRGIGAEIARRLARDGFRVVVNYAGGAGPAREVVDAIAANGGEAIAVQADIADPAAVAALFDAAEQAFGHIDVVVNSAGVMKLGAIADYDDTTFDQTVAINLKGTFNVSREAAKRVRHGGRIVNLSSTMVGVRLPTYGVYVATKAAVEGLTQVLAQEMRGRGISVNAVAPGPVATELFLEGKSPEQVDRLAKMNPLERLGQPADIAGVVAFLAGPDGAWVNGQILRANGGMC is encoded by the coding sequence ATGAACGCATCGAAACAGGTCGCCCTCGTCACGGGCTCGTCGCGCGGCATCGGCGCGGAAATCGCCCGCCGCCTCGCCCGGGACGGCTTCCGGGTCGTCGTGAACTACGCGGGCGGCGCCGGCCCGGCGCGCGAAGTGGTCGACGCGATCGCCGCGAACGGCGGCGAGGCCATCGCGGTACAGGCGGACATCGCCGACCCGGCGGCGGTGGCCGCGCTGTTCGATGCGGCCGAGCAGGCATTCGGACACATCGATGTGGTCGTCAACAGCGCGGGTGTGATGAAGCTCGGCGCGATCGCCGACTACGACGACACCACGTTCGACCAGACCGTCGCGATCAACCTCAAAGGCACCTTCAACGTCAGCCGCGAGGCGGCAAAGCGCGTGCGCCACGGCGGCCGCATCGTCAACCTGTCGTCGACGATGGTGGGCGTGCGTCTGCCCACCTACGGCGTGTACGTTGCGACCAAGGCAGCCGTCGAGGGACTGACGCAGGTCCTCGCGCAGGAAATGCGCGGCCGCGGCATCAGCGTGAACGCCGTCGCGCCGGGGCCGGTCGCGACCGAGCTGTTCCTGGAGGGCAAGAGCCCCGAGCAGGTCGATCGCCTGGCGAAGATGAACCCGCTCGAGCGGCTGGGCCAGCCCGCGGACATCGCCGGCGTCGTCGCGTTCCTCGCCGGCCCCGACGGCGCGTGGGTCAACGGCCAGATCCTGCGCGCCAACGGCGGCATGTGCTGA
- a CDS encoding SDR family oxidoreductase encodes MKEVILVTGASSGFGLLTAQALARAGHTVYASMRESAGRNAPRVAAIADYAREHGVDLRTVELDVGDDASVAAAIERVIADNGRLDIVVHNAGHMVFGPAEAFTPDQLARLYDINVVSTQRVNRAVLPHLRSRGRGLLVWVSSSSARGGTPPFLAPYFAAKAAMDSLAVSYAAELARWGIETSIVVPGAFTHGTNHFAHAGKPADAAVQAAYDDGPYARVAEQALQGLTALEPADADAATVATAIVDIVAAPSGKRPYRVFVDPSQDGAEEVFRIGDRIRREMFRNIGLADLLAPRVGN; translated from the coding sequence ATGAAGGAAGTCATTCTCGTCACCGGCGCGTCCAGCGGCTTCGGCCTGCTGACGGCCCAGGCGCTCGCCCGCGCCGGCCATACGGTCTATGCGTCGATGCGCGAGAGCGCCGGGCGCAATGCGCCGCGCGTCGCCGCCATCGCCGACTACGCACGCGAGCACGGCGTCGACCTGCGCACCGTCGAACTCGACGTCGGCGACGACGCATCCGTCGCCGCCGCGATCGAGCGCGTGATCGCGGACAACGGCCGCCTCGACATCGTCGTCCACAATGCCGGCCACATGGTGTTCGGCCCGGCGGAAGCGTTCACGCCCGATCAGCTGGCGCGGCTCTACGACATCAACGTCGTGTCCACGCAGCGCGTGAACCGGGCCGTGCTGCCGCACCTGCGCAGCCGGGGCCGCGGCCTGCTCGTGTGGGTGTCGTCCTCGTCGGCGCGCGGCGGCACGCCGCCGTTCCTCGCACCCTACTTCGCCGCGAAGGCCGCGATGGATTCGCTCGCGGTGTCCTATGCGGCCGAGCTCGCGCGCTGGGGCATCGAAACATCGATCGTCGTACCGGGCGCGTTCACCCACGGCACGAATCACTTCGCCCACGCGGGCAAGCCGGCCGATGCGGCGGTGCAGGCCGCGTACGACGACGGCCCCTACGCGAGGGTCGCCGAGCAGGCGTTGCAAGGCCTCACCGCACTCGAGCCCGCGGACGCCGATGCCGCCACCGTCGCGACGGCGATCGTCGACATCGTCGCCGCGCCGTCAGGCAAGCGCCCGTACCGCGTATTCGTCGATCCGTCGCAGGACGGCGCGGAGGAAGTGTTCCGTATTGGCGATCGCATTCGCCGCGAGATGTTCCGCAACATCGGACTCGCCGACCTGCTCGCGCCCCGCGTCGGCAACTGA
- a CDS encoding alpha/beta fold hydrolase: MTAYRFATTASLELAYLEWNPRGERVAVLLHGWPDSPVGWETVAQALAVRGYRVLAPALRGFAPTRFRDTTAPRSGQLAALGRDVLEFVDVLGLERPVLVGHDWGARAVANACGLRDGVASHLVMLSVGYGTNDPAQPLSLLQARNYWYHWFMATPRGEQALRDDRRAFARLMWDTWSPPGWYRDAEFDAAATAFDGPDWIDVVLHSYRQRWGFAPGTPAYAEDDARLNPAPRLSVPTLVLHGGADACNHPDSSAGRERFFTGRYARQVLDGVGHFPQREAPAAVAEAILGFCERD; the protein is encoded by the coding sequence ATGACTGCTTATCGATTCGCGACGACCGCGTCGCTCGAACTCGCCTATCTCGAATGGAATCCGCGCGGCGAACGCGTGGCCGTGTTGCTGCACGGCTGGCCGGACAGCCCGGTCGGCTGGGAGACGGTCGCGCAGGCGCTGGCTGTCCGCGGCTACCGCGTGCTCGCGCCCGCGCTGCGCGGCTTCGCGCCGACCCGTTTTCGCGATACGACGGCGCCGCGCAGCGGCCAGCTCGCGGCGCTCGGGCGCGACGTGCTGGAATTCGTCGACGTGCTCGGCCTCGAGCGGCCCGTGCTGGTCGGACACGACTGGGGCGCCCGCGCGGTCGCGAACGCATGCGGGCTGCGCGACGGCGTCGCGTCGCACCTGGTGATGCTGTCGGTCGGCTACGGCACCAACGATCCCGCGCAGCCGCTGTCGCTGCTGCAGGCGCGCAATTACTGGTATCACTGGTTCATGGCGACGCCGCGCGGCGAGCAGGCGTTGCGCGACGACCGGCGCGCGTTCGCGCGCCTGATGTGGGATACGTGGTCGCCGCCGGGCTGGTACCGCGATGCGGAATTCGACGCAGCTGCCACCGCGTTCGACGGGCCCGACTGGATCGACGTCGTGCTGCATTCGTACCGGCAGCGGTGGGGCTTCGCGCCCGGCACGCCGGCCTATGCGGAGGACGACGCGCGGCTGAACCCGGCGCCGCGGCTGTCGGTGCCGACGCTGGTGCTGCATGGCGGCGCGGATGCCTGCAATCACCCGGACAGCTCGGCCGGGCGCGAGCGGTTCTTCACGGGACGCTACGCGCGACAGGTGCTGGACGGCGTGGGGCACTTTCCACAGCGGGAGGCGCCGGCCGCGGTCGCGGAGGCAATCCTCGGATTCTGCGAGCGAGACTGA
- a CDS encoding LysR family transcriptional regulator → MEPTDRASTALDIALLRTFLEVVDSRGFAPAAERLALTPSAVSGHIKRLEQAAGTVLLARTTRRVALTPAGDTLYAYARNIVDMEREVRARLRGAPAHGRLRVGASEDFAGTWLPQVLRTFRDNHPRTSIELKVGITASLLREQALGRLDVVFGKQCRQVDAPGELLWEEPLVWAFASDTALDAEGDVPLALFPEPCVYREAAVSALAAALRPFRVLFESGSMAGCVSAALAGFAVTALARSQLRDGLRACGPDDGLPTLPAARFHAFASKPDGAAAALIDAVRATGRSRQFAVRSG, encoded by the coding sequence ATGGAACCAACCGATCGCGCATCGACCGCGCTCGACATCGCGCTGTTGCGCACCTTCCTCGAAGTCGTCGACAGCCGCGGCTTCGCGCCGGCCGCTGAGCGCCTCGCGCTGACGCCGTCCGCGGTCAGCGGCCACATCAAGCGGCTCGAGCAGGCAGCCGGCACGGTGCTGCTCGCGCGCACCACGCGCCGCGTCGCGCTCACGCCGGCCGGCGACACGCTGTACGCGTACGCGCGCAACATCGTCGACATGGAGCGCGAAGTGCGTGCCCGGCTGCGCGGCGCGCCCGCGCATGGCCGGCTGCGCGTCGGCGCGTCGGAGGACTTCGCGGGCACGTGGCTGCCGCAGGTGTTGCGCACGTTCCGCGACAACCATCCGCGCACGTCGATCGAACTGAAGGTCGGGATCACCGCGTCGCTGCTGCGCGAGCAAGCGCTGGGCCGGCTCGACGTCGTGTTCGGCAAGCAATGCCGGCAGGTCGACGCACCGGGCGAACTGCTATGGGAAGAGCCGCTCGTGTGGGCGTTCGCGTCGGATACGGCGCTCGATGCCGAGGGCGACGTGCCGCTCGCGCTGTTTCCGGAGCCGTGCGTGTACCGGGAAGCCGCGGTGTCCGCGCTCGCCGCCGCGCTGCGGCCGTTTCGCGTGCTGTTCGAAAGCGGCAGCATGGCCGGGTGCGTATCGGCCGCGCTCGCCGGCTTCGCGGTCACGGCGCTCGCGCGCAGCCAGTTGCGCGACGGGCTGCGCGCATGCGGGCCCGACGACGGCCTGCCGACGCTGCCGGCCGCGCGCTTTCATGCGTTCGCGTCGAAGCCCGACGGTGCGGCAGCCGCGCTGATCGACGCGGTGCGGGCCACCGGGCGCAGCCGGCAGTTCGCCGTGCGGTCCGGCTGA
- a CDS encoding LysR family transcriptional regulator — MDKLDQVRIFLQVAEMGSFIKAAHALDVPRATVSAAVQQLETALGTRLLHRTTRQVQLTADGALLLERGRRLLAEADELDRLFRRRDRDVVGRLNVDAPSRIARRVIAPALPSLFRRHPKLQLSLGSTDRTIDLVQEGVDCAIRVGRLADSSLVVRPLGQFVLINCASPDYLRECGVPEHPDALAHGHWAIGYASPTTGRELGWEYCADGGQHTLTLPSRVIVNNAETYIASCIAGMGLIQIPRFDVAHLLDSGALVEVMPGHRAAPMDVSAVYPHRRHRSRRLNAFIEWFGELMANALNDTGAAARGA, encoded by the coding sequence ATGGACAAGCTGGACCAGGTCAGAATCTTCCTTCAGGTTGCCGAGATGGGCAGCTTCATCAAGGCCGCGCATGCGCTCGACGTGCCGCGCGCGACCGTATCGGCCGCTGTCCAGCAACTCGAGACGGCGCTCGGCACGCGCCTGTTGCACCGCACGACGCGACAGGTTCAGCTGACCGCCGACGGCGCGCTGCTGCTCGAGCGCGGTCGGCGCCTGCTCGCGGAAGCCGACGAACTCGACCGGCTGTTCCGGCGTCGCGATCGCGACGTGGTCGGGCGGCTGAACGTCGATGCGCCGAGCCGGATCGCGCGCCGCGTGATCGCGCCGGCACTGCCGTCGCTGTTTCGCCGCCACCCGAAGCTACAGCTGTCGCTCGGCTCGACGGACCGCACGATCGATCTCGTGCAGGAGGGTGTCGACTGCGCGATCCGGGTCGGACGGCTCGCGGACAGCAGCCTCGTCGTGCGGCCGCTCGGGCAGTTCGTGCTGATCAACTGCGCGAGCCCCGACTACCTGCGCGAATGCGGCGTGCCCGAGCATCCGGATGCGCTCGCGCACGGACACTGGGCGATCGGCTATGCGTCGCCGACGACCGGGCGCGAACTCGGCTGGGAATACTGCGCGGACGGCGGGCAGCACACGCTGACGCTGCCGAGCCGCGTGATCGTCAACAACGCCGAAACCTATATCGCGAGCTGCATCGCCGGGATGGGGCTGATCCAGATTCCGCGCTTCGACGTCGCGCACCTGCTCGACAGCGGCGCGCTGGTCGAGGTGATGCCCGGCCATCGCGCCGCGCCGATGGACGTATCGGCCGTGTATCCGCATCGCCGGCACCGGTCGCGGCGGCTCAATGCGTTCATCGAGTGGTTCGGGGAGTTGATGGCGAATGCGCTGAACGACACGGGCGCGGCCGCGCGCGGCGCCTGA
- a CDS encoding SDR family oxidoreductase yields MATHTLADKVVLIAGGAKNLGGLIARDLAGHGAKAVAIHYNSAASQAQAEETAAAVRAAGAQAATFQADLTTAAAVEKLFDDAKQRFGKIDIAINTVGKVLKKPFTDISEAEYDEMFAVNSKSAFFFIKEAGRHLEDHGKLVTLVTSLLGAFTPFYAAYEGSKAPVEHFTRAASKEYGARGISVTAVGPGPMDTPFFYPAEGADAVAYHKTAAALSPFSKTGLTDIEDVVPFIRHLVTDGWWITGQTILINGGYTTK; encoded by the coding sequence GTGGCCACTCACACGCTCGCAGACAAGGTCGTCCTGATCGCAGGCGGCGCCAAGAATCTCGGTGGCCTGATCGCCCGGGACCTGGCCGGCCACGGCGCGAAGGCGGTGGCGATTCACTACAACAGCGCGGCGTCGCAGGCGCAGGCCGAAGAGACGGCTGCCGCCGTGCGGGCGGCCGGCGCGCAGGCCGCGACGTTCCAGGCCGACCTCACGACGGCCGCTGCAGTCGAGAAGCTGTTCGACGACGCGAAGCAGCGCTTCGGCAAGATCGACATCGCGATCAATACCGTCGGCAAGGTGCTGAAGAAGCCGTTCACCGACATCTCCGAGGCCGAATACGACGAGATGTTCGCGGTGAACAGCAAGTCGGCGTTCTTCTTCATCAAGGAGGCGGGGCGGCACCTCGAGGATCACGGCAAGCTCGTCACGCTCGTGACGTCGCTGCTCGGCGCGTTCACGCCGTTCTATGCGGCCTACGAAGGGTCGAAGGCGCCGGTCGAGCACTTCACGCGCGCCGCGTCGAAGGAGTACGGCGCGCGCGGCATCTCGGTGACGGCGGTCGGGCCGGGTCCGATGGACACGCCGTTCTTCTATCCGGCCGAAGGCGCCGACGCGGTCGCGTATCACAAGACGGCGGCCGCGCTGTCGCCGTTCAGCAAGACGGGCCTCACCGACATCGAGGACGTCGTGCCGTTCATCCGTCATCTCGTGACCGACGGCTGGTGGATAACCGGCCAGACGATCCTGATCAACGGCGGCTATACGACCAAGTAA
- a CDS encoding pseudouridine synthase, whose protein sequence is MDLESILYTQGFGSRRQCRGLIETGRVTVAGASATDPDASFDTDGLVFTVDDTAWPFHARAYLALNKPAGYECSRDPQHHASVFSLLPAPLVARGVQCVGRLDQDTTGLLLLSDDGQFVHAYTSPKRKVPKTYVATVRHPLDDTQLNALRAGVQLHGEPKPIAAVAAHARDTHALALTVLEGKYHQVKRMVAAASNRVEALHRESIGGFTLPEDLAPGAWRWLGERELSALRDPVKTL, encoded by the coding sequence ATGGATCTCGAAAGCATTCTCTACACGCAGGGCTTCGGCTCGCGCCGCCAGTGCCGCGGCCTGATCGAAACGGGCCGCGTCACCGTCGCGGGCGCGAGCGCGACCGACCCCGACGCGTCGTTCGACACCGACGGCCTCGTCTTCACGGTCGACGACACCGCCTGGCCGTTCCACGCCCGCGCGTATCTGGCGCTCAACAAGCCGGCCGGCTACGAGTGTTCGCGCGACCCGCAACACCACGCGAGCGTGTTCAGCCTGCTGCCCGCGCCGCTCGTCGCACGCGGCGTGCAGTGTGTCGGCCGTCTGGACCAGGACACGACGGGCTTGCTGCTGCTGTCCGACGACGGCCAGTTCGTGCACGCGTACACGTCGCCCAAGCGCAAGGTGCCGAAGACCTACGTCGCGACCGTGCGCCATCCGCTCGACGACACCCAGCTGAACGCGCTGCGCGCCGGCGTGCAGCTCCACGGCGAGCCGAAGCCGATCGCGGCGGTCGCCGCCCACGCGCGCGACACGCACGCGCTCGCGCTGACCGTCCTCGAAGGCAAATACCATCAGGTGAAACGCATGGTCGCGGCGGCCAGCAACCGCGTCGAGGCGCTGCACCGCGAAAGCATCGGCGGCTTCACGCTGCCGGAGGATCTCGCGCCCGGCGCGTGGCGCTGGCTCGGGGAACGCGAGCTGTCGGCGCTGCGCGATCCCGTCAAAACCCTCTAA
- a CDS encoding NAD-dependent epimerase/dehydratase family protein, whose translation MIATRILRRPRALIVGCGDVGLRCVAQWRAARRDLRIVALTSHPGRCDELRAAGATPIVGDLDRRPTLRRIAGLARTILHLAPPQSDGSDDRRTRALIAALSVPARRPAAPSVSAVGRLRTLRGATRQAGAPGRAARIVPDALRAPTLVYASTTGVYGDCGGARIDETQPLRPANPRAFRRVSAERQLRAATVRGALSARIVRIPGIYAANRLPLARLERGTPALDAADDVYTNHIHADDLATILRRAAVRGKPARAVHASDDSELRMGEYFDRVARVFGLPPPPRISRADAEHQLEPTLLSFMRESRRLSNARLKTELCVTLRYPTVDEFLQTLAPRGASGQRR comes from the coding sequence ATGATCGCGACTCGAATCCTGCGCCGCCCGCGCGCACTGATCGTCGGCTGCGGCGACGTCGGCCTGCGCTGCGTCGCGCAATGGCGCGCCGCGCGCCGCGACCTGCGCATCGTCGCGCTGACGAGCCATCCGGGCCGCTGCGACGAATTGCGCGCGGCAGGCGCGACGCCGATCGTCGGCGACCTCGATCGCCGGCCGACGCTCCGACGGATCGCCGGGCTCGCCCGCACGATCCTGCATCTGGCGCCGCCGCAGTCCGACGGCAGCGACGATCGCCGCACCCGTGCGCTGATCGCCGCATTGTCCGTGCCTGCGCGGCGACCCGCCGCACCGTCGGTGTCCGCGGTCGGCCGGCTTCGCACGCTGCGCGGGGCGACCCGACAGGCCGGCGCGCCCGGTCGGGCAGCGCGTATTGTACCCGACGCCCTTCGCGCGCCGACGCTCGTCTACGCCAGCACGACGGGCGTCTACGGCGATTGCGGCGGGGCGCGAATCGACGAAACGCAGCCGCTGCGCCCCGCGAATCCGCGCGCGTTCCGGCGCGTGTCGGCCGAGCGTCAGTTGCGGGCGGCGACGGTGCGCGGCGCGTTGTCCGCGCGCATCGTGCGCATTCCCGGCATCTATGCGGCGAACCGGCTGCCGCTCGCACGGCTCGAGCGCGGCACGCCGGCGCTGGATGCGGCCGACGACGTCTACACGAATCACATCCACGCGGACGATCTCGCGACGATCCTGCGCCGCGCGGCCGTGCGCGGCAAGCCGGCGCGCGCCGTGCACGCGTCGGACGACAGCGAACTGCGAATGGGAGAGTATTTCGACCGGGTCGCGCGGGTGTTCGGCCTGCCGCCGCCGCCGCGCATCAGCCGCGCGGACGCCGAGCATCAGCTCGAGCCGACGTTGCTGTCATTCATGCGCGAATCGCGGCGCCTGTCCAATGCCCGGCTCAAGACCGAATTGTGCGTGACGTTGCGCTACCCGACCGTAGACGAATTCCTTCAAACGCTCGCGCCGCGCGGCGCGTCAGGTCAGCGCCGGTAG
- a CDS encoding CDP-6-deoxy-delta-3,4-glucoseen reductase, with protein sequence MAFNVTLKQSGRQFQVESDETVLAAALRQNVHLPYGCKNGACGSCKGQIVSGQIEQGPHAASALSNDERTRGLALLCCSKAQCDLEIDVREIAGVDGVQVKKLPCRIAALERRADDVMVVKLQLPANERLQYLAGQYVEFILKDGSRRSYSMANAPHEEGPVELHIRHMPGGKFTDHVFGAMKERDILRFEGPLGTFFLREDSDKPIVLLASGTGFAPIKAIIEHVKHTGITRPMTLYWGARRKKDLYLGELAEQWAREIPNFKYVPVLSEPDDADQWTGRTGFVHRAVIEDLPDLSGYQVYACGAPVMVESAQRDFTQHHALPADEFYADSFTSAADLAHPV encoded by the coding sequence ATGGCATTCAACGTTACTCTCAAGCAAAGCGGCCGGCAGTTCCAGGTCGAGTCGGACGAAACCGTGCTGGCGGCGGCGCTGCGCCAGAACGTCCATCTGCCGTACGGGTGCAAGAACGGCGCGTGCGGCTCCTGCAAGGGTCAGATCGTGTCGGGCCAGATCGAACAGGGCCCGCACGCCGCGTCCGCGCTGTCCAACGACGAGCGCACGCGCGGCCTCGCGCTGCTGTGCTGCTCGAAGGCGCAATGCGACCTCGAGATCGACGTGCGTGAGATCGCCGGCGTCGACGGCGTGCAGGTGAAGAAGCTGCCGTGCCGGATCGCCGCGCTCGAGCGCCGCGCCGACGACGTGATGGTCGTGAAGCTGCAGCTGCCCGCCAACGAGCGCCTGCAATACCTCGCGGGCCAGTACGTCGAGTTCATCCTGAAGGACGGCTCGCGCCGCAGCTACTCGATGGCGAACGCGCCGCACGAGGAAGGCCCGGTCGAGCTGCACATCCGCCACATGCCGGGGGGGAAGTTCACCGATCACGTGTTCGGCGCGATGAAAGAGCGCGACATCCTGCGCTTCGAAGGCCCGCTCGGCACGTTCTTCCTGCGCGAGGATTCCGACAAGCCGATCGTGCTGCTCGCGTCGGGCACCGGCTTCGCGCCGATCAAGGCGATCATCGAGCACGTGAAGCACACGGGCATCACGCGCCCGATGACGCTCTACTGGGGCGCGCGCCGCAAGAAGGATCTCTACCTCGGCGAGCTCGCCGAGCAATGGGCGCGCGAGATCCCGAACTTCAAGTACGTGCCGGTGCTGTCCGAGCCGGACGACGCTGACCAGTGGACCGGCCGCACCGGCTTCGTCCACCGCGCGGTGATCGAGGATCTGCCCGATCTGTCGGGCTACCAGGTGTACGCATGCGGCGCGCCGGTGATGGTCGAATCCGCGCAGCGCGACTTCACGCAACACCACGCGCTGCCGGCCGACGAGTTCTACGCGGACTCGTTCACGAGCGCCGCCGATCTCGCGCATCCGGTCTGA